In Silurus meridionalis isolate SWU-2019-XX chromosome 11, ASM1480568v1, whole genome shotgun sequence, the sequence TTAtcaagatcacacacacacacacacacacacactctctctctctctctctttctctctctcactgaaactgtcgtttttttgttttgtttgtttgtttgtttgtttgtgtgtttgtttgtttgcaacAAAGGTGGAACAGATGCCCTTACTAATATCCACAGCAAGGCCTGGGAGTTATTACATTTAGACCTTTGAGCTGGTTGCGTTCTGGTTTAGGTTctgaaatgtataataaaattacTCTAAATCTCCAACACTGCAGTTCGGGTTCCTTTAAGCTCCTCGGCTAACAACTAAACCCTAAATCCTACAGTAAAGAAACctagaaaaaaataagtaaatacagTCGGAGTAAACCTTAAACAGGACCTCATTAATCGGGTTGGTGTTAAACTGAACTTTTCTCCTGATCGTACAGAGGTAAACAGCTCACACGAAGGACCAGAGAAAGCAAAAGGTGTCAGGAGGATCTAACGGTTAGCTCAGGAGACACGGTGGAGCGGCTTCCAGTCACAAGACCCGACTATAGAGGCTCATATTTCACACTCGGACCGCTTTACCTTCTCTCGTCTCGCTCCTTGTTTCTCCATCCTGTCGCCTTTAGATTTCCATCACCGGCAGTGTGAGAGTTTTCAGCCCATGATAGGTCTGTGTCCGAGCCGAGGGGTGAAAGAGGGCCGCCCAGAGCCAGGCgggtgaagatgaagatgaagaagaagggggaaaaaagcccAGACTTTAGAGGCGCGCAAGCTGAATgcagagagaaaacacacacacacacacacacacacacacacacacacacacacacacacaaacagggcACGCGCAGGAGTTTATGCACAAACCGTCAGCAACTCCGAGTGAAGAAAGTTATTCTTGGGAAAGTGCGCCATGTTGTCAGATCCGCTTTTCTTGTGGATTTTTCCCCTCCTGGTAGAAGGCGGTTCAGAGTGGCACGGTTCTGGCGGCGAGGCTCAATTAACTATTCGTGACATCAGGCCGGAGTTGAGTTACCTACTGTAGCGCGTGCACGCGCctccgtcacacacacacacacacacacacacacacacacacacacacacactatggaaAGAGTTATGACGTGCTCATTACTAACGCAAACTTTAACCCGAACTCCCTGTACTGTGCAAGATATTGGAGGTGCCCCACTGCCCAACCTCCAAGATCTTCACTCctccagagtggagaaaaggcctaagaaaatcactttagaccccacacacccagccCACTCTCTCTTCAAACCCCACGCACCCAGCCCACTCTTTCTTCAAACCCCACACACCCAACCCACTCTTTCTTCAAACTCCACACACCCAGCCCACTCTCTCTTCAAACCCCACACACCCAGCccattttttcttcaaactcCACACACCCAGCCCACTCTTTCTTCAAACCCCACACACCCAGCCTCTCTCTTCAAACCCCACACAGCCAGCCTCTCTCTTCAAACCCCACACACCCAGCCCACTCTCTCTTCAAACCCCACACAGCCAGCCCACTCTCTTCGAACCCCACACACCCAGCCCACTCTCTTCAAACCCCACACACCCAGCCCACTCTCTCTTCGAACCCCACACACCCAGCCCACTCTCTTGAACCCCACACACCCAGCCCCTCTCTCTTGAACCCCACACACCCAGCCCACTCTCTTCAACCCCACACACCCAGCCCCTCTCTCTTGAACCCCACACACCCAGCCCCTCTCTTCGAACCCCACACACCCAGCCCACTCTCTCTTCGAACCCCACACACCCAGCCCACTCTCTACAGATCCCCGTCCACCAAAACagccacacacaaaaaaaaaaaaaatttcctgcAGGCTATactcaattaaaatattcataactacacgTTGTCCATCATAACTTACACATTTCTATATACAATCCAAACCATACATTTGTAAACTACACACTTGTAGATGACATCTTTACCTTCATTTCGACAATATTTCTACTTCCAGATATatagtgcattatttaattgtctgttttacttatattttgttatattatgcCTGgacttctcctgcactggaagctcctgttATCAAGTCAAATTCCTGGTGTGTGTTCTTTACTTGTACTTATTACTttgtaataaagctatttctgattctgattctgtacTTTTATAGGCCTTGCTATAAATGGATACTTGTAAGGGACTCAGTCCAACTCTTTGTTTGGTTCACCTGAAAACCTCTAAAACCAAAAAAGTGTCCCCTAGTGGGTGATATTCCAAATCAGTTATTCATTTATCTGTGCATTTCACATATatgccttcagtggtgtcctacctgaatcagtccacctcctaataccatcattatgatgccatggctatagaaaccaatattatacagtaatgaagtatcaCAGACAGATATCTCATACAGACAGAATGAATGGCATTTGCTGAATGCATGGAAAgccaataaaaacacaattaagCAAGATCCCTTCACTGCAGTCACGGCTGACAtcacctgcatacatcatctctaacagaagcatcaatattaacctcataaaatgactcagggttttcagtgcattttcatgcatttcaGGTTTCCTGAGCATTTAAAATTAAGGCAaatagtctgttttgtgtaaattcttcaggaaagaaaacgcaaaagtataaatggttcatgaaaaagcttaacaactgttttgaactgtttgtgCTAACCTTTcttcacaatgtccagcttttcttgaaaagtccattgtgttaaattctattttttcatgtatatctgcaaacaaatcattttcttctcctctgtaaACCATCGTGGaatgattgttttttaaaatctacACAAGCTATtaaatctacacaaatatatttgagcttttaTATAAGTTTGATACAGATGCTACACTCTGAACATCCAATCAAAGGTTGTGGATATCTTGTATGCACTTCTTGGTGTCTGTGAAACTGATATTACCAGGTCCACAGTGGAGAGACTGCAAATCCCCCATTCTCCATTTTTTAACTAAATGTTATCTTTGTCATTGATTAGTGAGAATAGAAAAGATGAAGTTTAAGGTTTCACCTTATGTCATCAGCACGTTTATAATTTACTGCTCAtgttcttcttttattttttcaatgtaAATGACTGAGAAAAtccaaaaaataaaccaaaggaatgtacttttatttacaatatttacaataaacgtTCACACACTTTCCATGTATTTTACATTAGTTACAGCTAAATGCATGCACGCAAGCCTTTATTGTACAGCATTTATTGTACAGTCTGCATCACTTCTTTTTTGGGAGTTTTGGGGTGATGAAGCTTGGAGTGCATCCTCAGACACTTTCTGTGCAGTCGGACTGGTGAGTCTTTTCTCTTTGACCGTTTGGAGTTCAGCCGCTTGGCTTTGCGCCTCGGAGCCGCAAGATGTCGCCAAACGGCCGCACCTTTGCTCCAGCGCTCGATTAGAGGCGCGTCATGAGATGAAAAAGAGGTGGAGCAACTGTTAAAGACAAGAGAGGACTGTGTTTTAAAATGGCACCCTGGACATTCTTCATCCTTTTTACAACTTTGTAATTAGCACAGTGACATGCTCTGCATGTTTTTGTTCCTTATTTTAGTGTtcagaaatatacatttatatttattttagtggtcagaaatacacatttatagatGCTGTAGGTTTTTTAGCtgaatgtaaaattaaaagcaTATCCATAAGGGAATCACTACAGGGtcaataaattttattattacaatccACTTTAGTGTCCATTTTTATGATAGATAACTGTCTCCTTATAGAAAGCGTTACCAGGCCAACGATCGTactgtatgcttttttttaatgaaaaaaacaaaaacaaacatttttaaaatgtttttattaatttataaagcAATATGTtcctgttactatagaaacaacaaCATATTACAGCCAGTATTTAtgacagagctgctgttatagaaattaatcaacaccttcaggCCATTCCCGGTGGAAAAAAATCCCACAGCACTTCGCTATAACACACATTCTTGTTTCTGAACATCTGTGCTTCAGATAGAATGTTGAATTACAATTTTTCTGTGGTCACTAATGCACATTGTTTGCACAACAGAATCATAGAGTGAACTGAATTTTCAGCTATATTTTTAGGCTTGACTAAAAAAAGCTACAGTTTCCCAAAATAGTACACTATACAAGAAAACATGCAAAGGCATGGCATAGCTGTCAACATTCAAACTGTATTtaatacagtttatttattctattcaaAAACAAGCAAATGTCATTTTACACCATCTGTTTAATTGGGTAAACTAACCTTTCACTCCCAGTGCAGTCCTGAGGGAGAAAGAAACAGGATTGGGACACAAAGTCCAGAAGCCAGAAATGAACCTTGTCAACTTCATCCTCTTCAGCAAGCACTCTGGCAAGTCtgttaaacaaacagaaaacttTAGCCTGTCTGTGCATGCTAGCTCCTTTACAGTTCTTCCTATTAAAATGCAGTATATGTGTTTACCTGGCTGTACAGTTGCAGTGGTACAAGGTGGCATGTTCAGCATTGTGTAGGCCAAATTTCTCCCTCAGTGGAGGTATCTGATAACTACAGGTGTCCAAGTCTTTATAACTCTCACAGAGGTCCAGTTTCTCTATAAAGCAAGCAGTTAAAAATGTTAGAAAATGTTATGCAGATAAATGCAGGAGGAAGCCTATTTAACAGCCATGTGTTGTACCTTTTTGCCTGGTGTAAATCTCAGGGTGGATGTGTAAATTTGTTGAACCTGATGCCAGTGTTTTTGAAAAATTTGTTTCCATCTTTGGTGAGTCTGTTTGTGGTTTTGAAGAGTCTGTTATCCTTATCTGTGGTATCTCTGCTGATTCTGTTATTGTTGATATTGTTGAATCTGGTGAGTCTGTCCTTAATGAGTCAGTTGTTGCTTTTATTGATGAGTCTGTTGGGTCCGTTTTTGGGGCTTCTGTTGTTTGTGTCATTGGTGaatctgtttgtgtatgtacTGAGTCTGTTGTTTCTGATTCTGGTGAGtctgttgtttgtgtttgtggtaaGTCTGTTGTTTTTACACGCTGTGTGtctgttgtttgtgtttttgtcgaGTCTATTGTTTTTTCAAGAGCCCCAGACTCCTGAAATTTATTAACTGTAACAGATATCCTTTCGGGCACAGACACCGATGAATGCTTTTCATTGGCTTCTTTAGTGACGATATCAGATGGCATTACCAAGTCATTAGTAACTGTGAGATCTCCAAATGAGACTGTGTGATGAATGCTTAAATCCAGTTTATCATTTACTTCTTCTGATGTGGAATTGTAATCTGTTGCCTCCTTTAAAAGGGCATATGTAGACATCTGAGTATGTTTACACCTGTTAGAAAAATAGGAAATggaggatttaaaaaataatacattttagtgCATAGCCATGTAGTTCTAttctaaaaactattttttttttaatgtaagtgGATTTTGTAAACATTGTACACATATTATTGATCACATAAAGTATAAGCTTACATTCCTTACACGGTATTGCATTGATCATTGATTTGCTCTGGTTTACTAATTTACATGATATCAAGGGAATAGCTTACATGCCCCACCAGGTCCTTTCAGAACACTCAATTCTCTGTGAAAATTCAAAGCACTGCATCTTGAGAAGGTTGAAATAGCCGTAACCCACCATATTAGACATTCTATCATTGACATTATGAAGGCAGCGGCGAAATCTGAAACAAATTCACAGTGACAAATCACGTTAAGATAACATAATAGTCTTATCTCAGTAGTTTGGCAGAGGTTCACAAAAAATGTTACTGAAGACTATGTAATAAATAGCTAAAGGTGAAATATGGATGTCGCAGATGTTTCTGGTAATCAAATAAGACTTACTTGCTGTCACAGTCACAGTGTGATAAAGTGAAGAAGTTAGTGTTGAAAACCCCATAGCCAAATCCAAAGGAAGCAATGGTTTGTTCACAGTGGTCGTGTTCCCTGCAGCACTTATCAGTCTCCTCAAATAAACCTAGAACGCAAGATGACAGGTATATTAGGTATATTACCATCAAACTGACCACCAGACATAGTACAATATCCTAATTAACACATTTGGCTTACCTAAGTCTGAAAAATTAGATGCTTTGTTTCCAGAGCCACACCACAGAGTGCCTGGAACCAACCATGCTCGCTTTGAACGCTTCAGCTTTTGGAAACTTTCTCCATTGTTACGATTAATTATATTGCGGTCCATACTTTGAAGGTCTCTGGTCCTCCGCACAGGCTTTCTCAGTTCTGGCGATTGTCCCACAGCTACACAGGGGCCATCAGGTTCAACCAGCATACTGATGTTGAAGTGTCCATCTGGTTTGTCTGATGCATTCCAGCATTTTGATGAAAAACTTTTAATAACAGCACGGTTGCTGCTTGCAATACAGTCCACCAGGCTATTTTCCTTGCTCCAGATGCTGTCAAATAAGACAAAAGATCGCTCTTTGCCCACTGTAGTCTGATGAAGAAACATGTAATGTGTCTGTCCATTTGAGATAGAGTTTATCCAGAAGCAAGAATTGCTGTCTCTTGCAGATATTCCTAAATGAATAGCAGcagaaaaatctattaaaactgaaacaaggcACACTATAACCAGATAGAGGCAGTGGCCATTCATTTTATATTCCAAtcccaatttatttattttttaattgtgagAATTTACTTGAGAAATTCTCAATAAGGGAAGGCtgttattttaaaagttttactACCTGAAAAGCAGAAGAAATCTATTAAATGTCTCTAACACAGCTACTCTAGCTATGAGTCAGGGCATTACATCCTGGGTTTTTTAAAGCATAACTTTCCTCATATTGTGGTCTTACATCAACGTCAGAGGGAGTGTCAACATGCTTGGCTTtttgagttgttgttttttttaagtgtagaGCTGGTtattgtaacacacacacacacacacacacacacacacacatgcatgattCAGTCCTTGTTAAAAATGATggacatgcacatacacatagtGTGAGGCATCAGATATTTACTCATACACTTTATTATGGCTTATCAGACAAACTTTCATCTatcattaacaataataatatattatcttCCTGGATGACGTGCCTTTTAACAACATGACAACAAGACAGAATTCAAATTCCAGGGGAAATAAATCTGCTGCAGCTGTAAAGAATGCAGAATAATCACAAAAAGCTGAAATATCAGTTTAAAAGTAAAGTAGTGTTACAATATTCTTGGCATGTTTTCATTAATATTGTCTGAAAATAAAAGACTGTGAGAGTTCAGGTCACTTTTCTACATTAAAAATCAATTATGTAATGCCATACTGGATATGGACTATAAAGATAAGATGAAAGAAGCCAGGTGCATTTAGAGAATGCTGCAGAGTTTACATAGCAATGCAAAGTTCATGTTGGTTCCACTTGCGTGTCTGGCTGCACTGACTGGTCAAAACCTCACCTGATTTCACATGAACATTTCTGTCCTATCACCACCAAAGGCATGTTAATGATTAGCTGTGCATCCTTGCAAACACCCGTTGAGCAAATCAGAATCTAATGACTATGAAAGGGTTAAATCcatctctgtaaaaaaaaggtcatttgaTTATTCTGTTGGGAAAACAGAGGGTTATTAGCAGAGCCACTATTTCACTGAGgcattttcaaaaagctaaGAACCCTCAAACCTCCAGGGTTACATTGTGTATGCATTTATGATGACAGCAGGTTAGTTTGTGCCAAttctacttttttatttttttatagttttttgttttaaagtgacacgtaaatgtgtttttttgtgtagtttAACCATACAAAGCCTGGGAAAACACAAAGTtttcctagtttttttttttttttatacaatttttttacatttaattttgtggggtttttttgcttttaggaCTTATTATGTTGAAAGTATGAAGCTTCTCCCCGACTGCTCCTTTCAGTGTTTTTAAGGTGTAGGGTCTGGACAGCTTCATATTTGAAACCCCTGCCAAGCTAAATAATGAGGCAATAACACATTCTGCTTTGTCAACAATGCTTTATGCCACTCAAGTTGATCATAATGACATGTCAAGGTCCTGTAGTgcttaataataaatcagaCATCCTGAGCTGGGCTGCAGACAATAAACCTCAGatcacaaagagaaaaaattacAAGACCACAATTGCATGCTCTGCATTCTTTTTACATAATATGGAAGTACTGTGTGGATGTGCATGCTGTGGTGTTATCAATGTTCATTGTTGTCCCTAAGGTCAGGCTTTCTGAACACTTTCCTGATAAAATATTCACTGGACTCACTAGCATGATTTCCCATGTCAATAAACGTGTATAtacgtaacttttttttttctttatagtaCATGTAATTGTATGCCATATGTTTACATGTTACATTATAATGTATAGCTAATTTGAGTTTCCACTTGGCTTCATTTAAATGCACACATTGATTTTTGTgtgaatatatacagtggtgtgaaaaagtgttttcattagtgaaaagaaaatacaaattagcacaacatgcagtttttaaatgaaggcttTTATTATTGacggaaaacaaaatccaaaactacatggtcctgtgtgaaaaagtgtttgcccccttgttaaaactgtggtttgtCACACCTTAGtttaatttctctagccacacccaggcctgattactgccacatcTGTTCGCATttaagaaatctcttaaataggacctgcctgacaaagtaaagtagaccaaaagatcctcaaaagctagacatcatgccgagatccaaagaaattcagaaacaaatgagaaagaaggtAATTGAGATCCATCAATGTGTGTCCCCCATTATGTCTgccgtaaaagtaacaccgcatttcagaaaaagaacatcataccaacagtaaa encodes:
- the pla2g3 gene encoding group 3 secretory phospholipase A2; this encodes MNGHCLYLVIVCLVSVLIDFSAAIHLGISARDSNSCFWINSISNGQTHYMFLHQTTVGKERSFVLFDSIWSKENSLVDCIASSNRAVIKSFSSKCWNASDKPDGHFNISMLVEPDGPCVAVGQSPELRKPVRRTRDLQSMDRNIINRNNGESFQKLKRSKRAWLVPGTLWCGSGNKASNFSDLGLFEETDKCCREHDHCEQTIASFGFGYGVFNTNFFTLSHCDCDSKFRRCLHNVNDRMSNMVGYGYFNLLKMQCFEFSQRIECSERTWWGMCKHTQMSTYALLKEATDYNSTSEEVNDKLDLSIHHTVSFGDLTVTNDLVMPSDIVTKEANEKHSSVSVPERISVTVNKFQESGALEKTIDSTKTQTTDTQRVKTTDLPQTQTTDSPESETTDSVHTQTDSPMTQTTEAPKTDPTDSSIKATTDSLRTDSPDSTISTITESAEIPQIRITDSSKPQTDSPKMETNFSKTLASGSTNLHIHPEIYTRQKEKLDLCESYKDLDTCSYQIPPLREKFGLHNAEHATLYHCNCTARLARVLAEEDEVDKVHFWLLDFVSQSCFFLPQDCTGSESCSTSFSSHDAPLIERWSKGAAVWRHLAAPRRKAKRLNSKRSKRKDSPVRLHRKCLRMHSKLHHPKTPKKEVMQTVQ